From a region of the Mycolicibacterium sp. MU0050 genome:
- a CDS encoding mammalian cell entry protein, with protein sequence MEDQRSGSGDLSDGAAESSAEKTDPTTQQRVPRGKRKRAASTPAPEPVVEPDATDEPEATEEPEATEEPEAETDKPDATEEPEAEPDKPDAEPVVLVERKLPGRRAGLVIGIAAALFVAAGGFAGAMAQPYIAERATVHTKVQIARTAADAITTLWTYTPDNMDQLANRSARYLAGDFQAEYRKYIDAIVPTNKQAQVTNSTEVVGAAVESLNGSEATAIVYTNSTSTSPLTKDIPSLKYISYRLTLQRESGQWLVTGMTSITNLDLTPQI encoded by the coding sequence ATGGAAGATCAGCGATCTGGCTCAGGTGATCTGAGCGACGGCGCCGCGGAGTCCTCCGCCGAGAAGACCGACCCGACAACGCAGCAGCGGGTGCCGCGTGGGAAGCGGAAACGCGCCGCGTCGACACCGGCCCCGGAGCCCGTGGTCGAGCCGGACGCGACCGACGAGCCCGAGGCGACCGAGGAGCCCGAGGCGACCGAGGAGCCCGAGGCTGAGACCGACAAGCCGGACGCGACCGAGGAGCCTGAGGCTGAGCCCGACAAGCCCGACGCCGAACCGGTGGTGCTCGTCGAGCGCAAACTGCCGGGACGCCGCGCGGGCCTCGTGATCGGCATCGCGGCCGCCCTGTTCGTCGCGGCGGGCGGTTTCGCCGGGGCCATGGCGCAGCCCTACATCGCCGAACGTGCCACGGTGCACACCAAGGTGCAGATCGCCCGGACCGCCGCCGACGCCATCACCACGCTGTGGACCTACACCCCCGACAACATGGACCAGCTGGCCAACCGGTCGGCGCGTTACCTGGCCGGTGACTTCCAGGCGGAGTACCGCAAGTACATCGACGCGATCGTGCCGACCAACAAGCAGGCTCAGGTGACCAACTCCACCGAGGTGGTCGGTGCGGCGGTCGAGAGTCTGAACGGCTCCGAGGCCACCGCGATCGTCTACACCAACTCCACCTCGACCAGCCCGCTGACCAAGGACATCCCGTCGCTGAAGTACATCTCCTACCGGCTGACCCTGCAGCGCGAGTCGGGGCAGTGGCTGGTCACCGGGATGACCTCGATCACCAACCTGGATCTGACCCCGCAGATCTGA
- a CDS encoding mammalian cell entry protein: MSPRRNTAGSKAFTDLPAPPPRTRALTVALTVATVLIVAAAAVSAVVLFTHQRQHREAMRTAESLGFVRSFMTDFTSPDPFNANAYADGLLAQGTGAFAEDFKSRINEIAVSVARFEPTAGEVLEAGVERWNDDGSATVVVVTRTVTTMPDGGRVEDGSRWVVTAIQEGGQWKISDLAQVI, from the coding sequence ATGAGCCCTCGTCGAAACACCGCGGGTAGCAAGGCGTTCACCGATCTTCCGGCGCCACCGCCGCGAACCCGAGCCCTCACGGTCGCATTGACCGTCGCGACCGTGCTGATCGTCGCCGCCGCGGCGGTCAGCGCGGTGGTGCTTTTCACGCATCAACGCCAGCACCGGGAGGCCATGCGCACCGCCGAGTCGCTCGGTTTCGTACGGTCGTTCATGACCGATTTCACGTCGCCGGACCCCTTCAACGCCAATGCGTATGCCGACGGCCTGCTCGCCCAAGGCACCGGAGCCTTCGCCGAGGACTTCAAGTCCCGCATCAACGAGATCGCGGTCTCGGTGGCACGGTTCGAGCCGACCGCCGGCGAGGTGCTCGAGGCCGGCGTGGAACGGTGGAACGACGACGGCAGTGCCACCGTCGTCGTCGTCACCAGAACCGTCACCACCATGCCTGACGGCGGCCGCGTGGAGGATGGCAGTCGGTGGGTTGTCACTGCGATCCAGGAGGGGGGCCAATGGAAGATCAGCGATCTGGCTCAGGTGATCTGA
- a CDS encoding RDD family protein translates to MTELLTDDTRQSDTETTDPSSLASWPARAGAFALDVVVGFGVFAALVLVAWSTPQREWLWWVTVLGAAAVLLAVAVNRMLLPALSGWTLGRALFGIAVVDRDGTKVGPWRLLARDAAHLIDTAALLLGWFWPLWDRRNRTVADMVARTEVRVVEPTPRHAKKTVVKVVSLGAAIAVAAATLGYLTVYRQDLRLAQTREQLAVQGPKLVTDMLSYQAATLHEDFERARGAVTDNYRPQLEEQQRAIEQAGAVDNDYWSPNAAVLTAGADRGTMLVLLQGQRGTPPDYRTITATVKVEFVRAAADQWKVDNLTVLASPNPAGGGG, encoded by the coding sequence GTGACGGAGCTGTTGACCGACGACACCCGCCAGAGCGATACGGAGACAACGGATCCGAGCTCGCTGGCGTCGTGGCCCGCGCGCGCGGGCGCATTCGCCCTGGACGTCGTGGTGGGCTTCGGGGTGTTCGCGGCGCTGGTGTTGGTGGCGTGGTCGACCCCGCAGCGGGAATGGCTGTGGTGGGTCACGGTGCTCGGGGCCGCCGCGGTCCTGCTCGCGGTGGCCGTGAATCGGATGCTGCTTCCCGCGTTGAGTGGATGGACCCTGGGGCGCGCCCTGTTCGGTATCGCGGTAGTGGACCGCGACGGCACCAAGGTGGGGCCATGGCGGCTGCTGGCCCGCGACGCCGCCCACCTGATCGACACCGCAGCGCTGCTGCTGGGCTGGTTCTGGCCATTGTGGGACCGCCGCAACCGTACGGTCGCCGACATGGTGGCACGCACCGAGGTCAGGGTGGTCGAACCCACGCCGCGGCACGCGAAAAAGACTGTGGTGAAGGTGGTTTCGTTGGGTGCCGCGATCGCCGTCGCCGCCGCGACGCTGGGTTACCTCACCGTCTACCGTCAGGACCTGCGCCTGGCCCAGACTCGCGAGCAGTTGGCGGTACAGGGCCCCAAGCTGGTCACTGACATGCTCAGCTACCAGGCTGCGACGCTGCACGAGGACTTCGAGCGTGCGCGGGGAGCGGTCACCGACAACTACCGACCGCAGTTGGAGGAGCAACAGCGCGCCATCGAGCAGGCCGGTGCGGTGGACAACGACTACTGGTCTCCCAACGCGGCGGTGCTGACCGCGGGCGCCGACCGGGGCACCATGCTCGTGCTGCTGCAGGGACAGCGCGGGACGCCGCCGGACTACCGGACCATCACCGCCACGGTGAAGGTCGAGTTCGTGCGCGCCGCCGCGGACCAGTGGAAGGTCGACAACCTGACGGTGCTGGCCAGTCCCAACCCGGCGGGCGGTGGCGGATGA
- a CDS encoding MlaD family protein — translation MLTRFVRIQLLLFTVLTLIALVTLGWYYLKLPSVAGIGQYQLKADLPASGGLYRTANVTYRGITIGKVTGIEPTERGALATLSISENYRIPVNATANVHSVSAIGEQYLDLVSEGGADQYFQPGQTITNGTVPQEIGPALDAANRGLAVLPKEKISALLDETALAVGGLGPALQRLVDGTQAVVGDFRTHIDDINDIVDNSAPILESQVTSGDEIARWARNLNSITSQTAAQDQVLRNTLTNAAPTADAVTAVFSDVRESLPQTLANLEIVLDMLKRYNKGLEQTLVVLPQGASVAQAVAAPFENAAALNFSLTINQPPPCLTGFLPATEWRAPADTTTAPLPSGTYCKIPKDAPNVVRGARNYPCADVPGKRAATPRECRSEEPYVPLGTNPWYGDPNQMLNCPAPGARCDQPVDPGRVIPAPSINNGLNPLPADMLPPAPPIVSDPLSPPGSGTVQCSGQQPNPCIYTPSSSTSAVYNPQSGEVVGPDGVKYTVDSSTNTGDDGWKEMLAPAG, via the coding sequence TTGCTGACCCGATTCGTTCGAATCCAGTTGCTGCTGTTCACCGTTCTGACGCTGATCGCGTTGGTGACGCTGGGCTGGTACTACCTGAAGCTGCCGAGTGTGGCGGGCATCGGGCAGTACCAGCTGAAGGCGGACCTGCCGGCCTCCGGCGGTCTGTACCGCACCGCCAACGTCACCTACCGGGGTATCACCATCGGAAAGGTGACCGGGATCGAACCCACCGAACGCGGTGCGCTTGCCACCCTGAGCATTTCGGAGAACTACCGGATTCCGGTCAACGCCACCGCGAATGTGCATTCGGTGTCGGCGATCGGTGAGCAGTACCTGGACCTGGTGTCCGAGGGCGGCGCCGACCAGTACTTCCAGCCGGGGCAGACGATCACCAACGGCACCGTGCCCCAGGAGATCGGGCCCGCGCTGGACGCCGCCAACCGCGGTTTGGCCGTGCTGCCGAAGGAGAAGATCTCCGCGCTGCTCGACGAGACAGCGCTGGCCGTCGGCGGGTTGGGTCCCGCGTTGCAGCGCCTGGTGGACGGCACCCAGGCGGTCGTCGGCGACTTCCGGACCCACATCGACGACATCAACGACATCGTCGACAACTCGGCGCCGATCCTGGAGAGCCAGGTCACCTCCGGTGATGAGATCGCGCGGTGGGCCCGCAACCTGAACAGCATCACGTCGCAGACCGCGGCGCAGGATCAGGTGCTGCGCAACACGTTGACCAATGCGGCCCCGACCGCCGACGCGGTGACCGCCGTGTTCAGCGACGTGCGGGAGTCGTTGCCGCAGACGCTGGCCAACCTCGAGATCGTTCTCGACATGCTCAAGCGCTACAACAAGGGGCTCGAGCAGACGCTGGTGGTGCTGCCGCAGGGCGCCTCGGTGGCCCAGGCGGTGGCGGCGCCGTTCGAGAACGCCGCGGCGCTGAACTTCAGCTTGACCATCAACCAACCGCCGCCGTGCCTGACCGGATTCCTGCCGGCCACCGAGTGGCGGGCCCCGGCCGACACCACCACCGCGCCGCTGCCCAGCGGCACCTACTGCAAGATCCCGAAGGACGCGCCCAACGTGGTCCGCGGGGCGCGCAACTACCCCTGTGCCGATGTGCCCGGGAAGCGGGCCGCGACCCCGCGGGAGTGCCGGTCCGAGGAACCGTATGTGCCGCTGGGGACCAACCCGTGGTACGGGGATCCGAACCAGATGCTCAACTGCCCGGCCCCCGGTGCGCGGTGCGATCAGCCGGTGGACCCGGGCCGGGTGATCCCGGCGCCGTCGATCAACAATGGGCTCAATCCGTTGCCGGCCGACATGCTGCCCCCGGCGCCGCCGATCGTGAGCGATCCGCTGTCCCCGCCCGGCAGCGGCACGGTGCAGTGCAGTGGGCAGCAACCCAACCCGTGTATCTACACTCCGTCATCAAGCACCTCCGCGGTGTACAACCCGCAAAGTGGTGAAGTCGTGGGGCCCGACGGAGTGAAGTACACCGTCGACAGTTCGACCAACACAGGAGACGACGGATGGAAGGAGATGCTGGCTCCGGCCGGCTGA